In Antarcticibacterium arcticum, the genomic stretch ACTTGAAATTGACCTGGCTTGCTTTCTTAAAGCATATGTACCAATAAATGAAAATTACTGGAGGCTTTACCGGGAAGATCAAATCTCAAAAGAGTCCCTGCGTACAGGCAGGCTAAAAGATTGTTTTGAGGTACTTAATGTTCCGGTTACTCCTGTAACAATCGAAAATTTGTCCAATCGCTATATAGAATTTTTACCTGGCTTCAGTAATTTGCTTGAAGATACTATTGAAGTACTTCAATATCTTACCTCAAAGTATAAATTGCACATTATTACCAATGGGTTTGAGGAAGTGCAAAACACAAAATTGGTTAATTCCCAAATTTCCGAATTTTTTAATACCGTAACAACATCAGAAGAAGCCGGGGTGAAGAAACCGCATCCTTTAATTTTCAATAAAGCGATGGAGAAATCCAATGCTAGTCCAGCCAATAGTCTTATGATTGGTGATAGTTATGAGGCCGATATTTTGGGAGCGCAGAGAGCCGGCATGCAATCCTTGTTTTTTGATTATTACCGAAAGGAGCCGGACTCGCAAACTCCTCGAATTCAAAAGTTAAAAGAGTTGCTGGATTGTTTATAGCAATAAAGAATTCTTAACTTCGTTTCCCTAAAAGGAATCAATCCCGCTATGCGCATTAAAACTATTCTTTATCTGGCCTTAGCCTTCCTATTCTTCATGGGGAATGTTTCGTGTATGAAAGATATAGATTTTGATCAGGCTGGTGAAATTACGATGCAGCCGGAGATCCAAACAGATCTTTTAATATTTGAGATTGACCAGAAAGATTTTGTAGATCCTGTAACCAATCGCTTAAAACAAGTAATAAGGGATACGGTACGCCTGGAATTTCTTGATGACAGTTATATTCAAAATGACCTTGAGCAGGTAGAATTTAGTTTTAAATACCGCAATGCTTTTTCCCAGGGTTTTTTCAATAAAATTTCTTTTCTTTCAGAAAATAATGCACTTCAACACCAGGTTTCTTTTTATATTGGGGGAGGATCTGCCGGGAATCCCGCGGTAACCGAAAAAATTGAATTGATAGGGCCGGAGAGGATTCAAATTATAAAAAGATCTATTAAAATGGTAGTTGAAATAGAAGTGCTGCCCAATAATGAGCCATTTACAGGAAAACTCAATTTTGAATCTAAGGGATTGTTCTCTTTTCAATTTTAGCGCATGAGATTATTTTTTACTCTGGCGGTTTTTTTAATAATATCTAATAGCCAGGGCCAAAATAAACAACTTCTTTATAACGTCAACGGGTTACCTCAAACCCTGTTGCTTAACCCGGGTGCAAATATAGATTTTGATGGTCACAAAGGGATTCCTTTTTTTTCCGGGATTCACTTTGCAATTGGCTCCTCGGGCGTTACCGCTTATGATGTCTTTGAAGATTCCCCTAACATCAATCAGCGCATCACAAATACCATGCGGCGGCTTACTCATAAGGATTATTTTACCCTTCATCAACAACTGGAGATCTTTTCCCTGGGCTGGAAATGGGGAAGGGATAAATATATTTCCACAGGAATATATCAGGAAGCAGATGCTTTTTCATACTTTCCGAAGGATCCTGCAATTCTGGCCAGAGAAGGAAACAACGATTACATTGGCGTGCCCTTCGATTTTTCTCACGTATCTTTTACAGGCGAGGTTTTAACGGTATATCACATTGGTCTTAACCGGAAAATGGATGACCGCATTACGGTGGGCGCCAGGCTAAAACTTTACTCCGGAATTTTTAATGTGGAAAGTGTAAATAATACCGGAACATTTTTAACTATTAACACTCCTGATGGCCCTAATTATTATCGCCATTTTGCCAATGATGTGGATATAAGGGTGAACACCTCCGGCTTTGCTTCCCTTCAAGATAATAATACTACCGTGCAGGAGGCGACTAAAGACCTCATAGGAAGGGCGTTTTTTGGAGGAAATGTGGGAGTGGGGGTAGATATGGGGGGTACTTATAAAGTAAGAGATAATATTGTAATAAGCGGCTCTGTACAGGATCTGGGTCTAATGTGGCAACGAGATGATGTGGAGAACTACACTTATAAAGGAAGTTACCAAACAGATGGTCTTGAGCCCCTTTTTCCCGAGTTGGGGCCAGATGGTAAAGCTATTCCATATTGGGATATCTTTGAAGATGATATAGACCGAAATCTGGTAGATGAAACCTTGCAGGAATCTTATGTAACCTGGCGGCCATTTAAAATGAATGCGGCCGTAGAGTTTATCTTTGGAGAAACATTTATACCCTGCGATTACAGGGTTGAAACCAATAGAAAACATCACAGCAAACTGGGTGTTCACCTTTTTGGTATTAAAAGGCCCAAGGATGTTAAATATGCGCTTACCACCTATTATGACAGGAAATTTAATTCTAACTTCAGAATGAAAGTTTCCTATACACTGGATGATTATTCCTATACCAATGTTGGATTGCTGCTTTCTACACGGTTCAAAAGTTTTAATTTTTACCTTGCAGCCGATAATTTAATTGGCTATTTTAACCTTGCCAAATCCAATTATCAATCGTTACAACTTGGGTTCCAATTTATACTAAATAAATAATGAAAAAATTTATCACCTTCATAATTCTGTTTGCGGGTATATATATATCAAAGGCTCAGGATCTTAATGCTTACCGATATGTAATTGTGCCCGAAAAATTTGAATTCCTAAAAGAAGCGGATCAATACCAGTTAAATTCGCTTGCAAAATTCCTGTTTGAAAAACATGGTTTTGAAGCCTTTATAGAAGGGGAGGAGATGCCCTTGGAATTTGTACAAAACAGGTGTGAGGGACTATTAGCCAATGTGGCCAATGAGTCGGGATTATTTCGAACCCGTCTTATTTTAACTCTCAAAGATTGTAACAATAGGGTAGTGTATACTTCTCCTGAAGGAACCAGTGCGGAAAAGGATTTTCAAACCGCGTATCATGAGGCGCTGCGCAATGCATTCAGTCCTCTTGGAAACCTTAATTATAATTATAGAGAGACCATAGTTTCGGGAAGACCCGAAATTAACCGAATTCCGGAAACTGAAACCCCCAAAAAGGAGGTTTCAGAAAAAGTTGATATTAGTCCGCATGCTGAAGTAAGGGTCAATCCTAAACCTGTAGTAAAACCAACTGTAGATAACGCTCAGGCAGGCAATTTTAATTTCACAAAAGGAGATAATTTGTTCTTCCTTGAAAAAACCTCAAACGGCTATAGTTTCTTCCAAAAGGGAATGGCTGAACCCTTTGCAGCGCTCATTCAAACTTCTACAGGGAATAATTTTATTTATTCTTCAATTACTTCAAAAGGAATGGCGTATTTTGATGAAAATGGGAATCTTGTAGTAGAGGTGCTCAATCCCCAATCAAATACCCTTGAAACTGTACTTTATAAGGCGCAGCCTTAATAACCATATTTGTTTTTCCAGCGTTTTTTTAAAAACTCCCGCTGGGCCTGCTCCCGTTGATTATTTCCCGGGGAATATAAGGTGGTATTTTTTATTTCCTCGGGTAGGAACTCTGCATCTGCGAAGTTGTTCTCATAATTATGGGCATACTGGTAGTTATCTCCATATCCCAGGTCCTTCATTAATTTGGTTGGGGCGTTTCTTATAGACAGTGGTACCGGCAGGTTTCCTGTTTTCTTTACCAGACTTTGAGCCTGATTTATTGCCATA encodes the following:
- a CDS encoding YjjG family noncanonical pyrimidine nucleotidase — encoded protein: MKFSNIQHIYFDLDHTLWDFDKNSALTFEVIFKKEKLEIDLACFLKAYVPINENYWRLYREDQISKESLRTGRLKDCFEVLNVPVTPVTIENLSNRYIEFLPGFSNLLEDTIEVLQYLTSKYKLHIITNGFEEVQNTKLVNSQISEFFNTVTTSEEAGVKKPHPLIFNKAMEKSNASPANSLMIGDSYEADILGAQRAGMQSLFFDYYRKEPDSQTPRIQKLKELLDCL
- a CDS encoding DUF5723 family protein; amino-acid sequence: MRLFFTLAVFLIISNSQGQNKQLLYNVNGLPQTLLLNPGANIDFDGHKGIPFFSGIHFAIGSSGVTAYDVFEDSPNINQRITNTMRRLTHKDYFTLHQQLEIFSLGWKWGRDKYISTGIYQEADAFSYFPKDPAILAREGNNDYIGVPFDFSHVSFTGEVLTVYHIGLNRKMDDRITVGARLKLYSGIFNVESVNNTGTFLTINTPDGPNYYRHFANDVDIRVNTSGFASLQDNNTTVQEATKDLIGRAFFGGNVGVGVDMGGTYKVRDNIVISGSVQDLGLMWQRDDVENYTYKGSYQTDGLEPLFPELGPDGKAIPYWDIFEDDIDRNLVDETLQESYVTWRPFKMNAAVEFIFGETFIPCDYRVETNRKHHSKLGVHLFGIKRPKDVKYALTTYYDRKFNSNFRMKVSYTLDDYSYTNVGLLLSTRFKSFNFYLAADNLIGYFNLAKSNYQSLQLGFQFILNK